The Epinephelus lanceolatus isolate andai-2023 chromosome 10, ASM4190304v1, whole genome shotgun sequence genomic sequence TTTCTACTGGATGGGCTATgtcacatactgttgctgacaATTAGACAAGTTAGTGTGAGCATTAGAGTGCATAGACTGTAACTGCATGGATTTATTTCTGGAGACAAAACAGACATCAGGACATCAAGCTTAAGATTGCAGGAAATTCAATTGTATTTTCCATCATTATACCACTGTCACTAGACAGCAGGCAGgagtggaaagtaactaagcaCATTTACATAAGTACTGTACTGAactacaaatttgaggtacttgcacattttatgctgctttatatttctacttTGCTACATTTGGAGAGCAATAGGTTATTGTACTtcttactccactacatttatttgtcaccTGTAGTTAgtttattactattactattattttttattatacgCAATATAAATTAACAAAGTCATTATGATATGTCACTGTAAGTTAACATACCCAgcagtataaataaataaatataaataacattAGCTTCACAACACtgaagtgatgaacacattaatgaatCATTATCCAGTAATATAATatacattattctgaaatgggcaaTTCTGCATAACTTGTgtcatgtgttttattttgatgctgATGCATTTGTGCTTTTGAGTaagagtttgttttttacactgTAGTACTACTTTAACTTAAAAGTGGAGTAATCTTCCACCATTGATGACATAACATATACCCTGGCAAGCATTTTGATAAATGATtgattttttaagtgtttttcaaacaaaGATAACATGCAGGATGTGGTTTTAGCTTCTAAGCTATGAGGACttgctgatttattttgtttatctttactttttttttttttttttttacacgttAGAAGTGtatctttggattttggactgttgattaGACAACACGAGTTATTTAAAGACATCAGCATGAGGTCTGACATattgtgatgggcatttttcacttttttgatAGTTTGTAGACAAAGTGACTAATAGAACAATCTAAAAATTGGATGGCAGACTAATGTGAAATAATTGTACACCAGCACCTGTGATCGATCATAACTGTGCACACAGCTTGGACATTGATAAAGTGTcagttacagcagcagaaagaaGTCTCTAAATATATTTGCTATAGTATTTCAATAGTGTGTTATCAGTGAACCACGGCATGATAAGTTCAACTCAGAGGGCTTCTGTCACATTGAACAATAAGCCAATAGTTCGCacatgaaaatgtcatcagCAACTCTGTTTTCTGTGGAATCTGCTCATCGTGCCCTTTGGTCCAAAACTGCTGAGGTAGCTTGTAAGACCTTTgtcattttagttcagttcagaATTATGAGGTCTTTTTCCATATTTGGTGTATAACTATGGATCCTTATGGAGCTGTGTAGCAGTTTGGGAAAGCACATGATgctttgtttaaaaatgataaattattttttctttggtattttgtgattgttgtaaagcaattaaaaatattatttcttttaatgtgacTTTCTTAACCTGAAAGGCGTCTTTGCTGATCACTGAATGCAGCACTCACTCCACAGTATATTTTTCTCACTTTATATTTTGATTCATGCCTATGAGTTGCTGAAATAACCTTACATTTTTAGAAAGCTTATTTCCCCTTGATGGCAACAGAGAATGACACTCACATGAGGCAGTCATAGCAAGATGCAAAATTGCTATGTGGTACAGAGCAATTCTGACAATCCAGGCGGATAATGGCAGTGACATTTGCACCCGAGCCCTTTGTGCGTCAGAAATAATTGATGCTAAGCAAATGACATTGTCCTCTGGCATCCCAGTTGTATAGAAAGAAACGTATCCAGATAAATATTCTCTTTTTATATTTCTTGGGAGGTGGTACAGGTCTATTGGGTGCTGACGCGAACGGCAAAGCCCAGCCCCTGCTATAATGTGAGGGGAAAAGTCCACACGCAAGGAAACAGGCTGCAGAGTGGATGAGCGGcgccggagcgcagacgcatCAGGTGCGCACAAGGACGGTCTCCAAGGCGCGGAGCGGAGACTGATGCATGCCGTACAGAGCAATAGATAGCTTTGTTTTACGCCTATTATTGATGTGATGTGTAAGAATAAAACGAGGGATTTGCCGAAACCGTAAGACAAAGAGAACAGTGTCTACAGGAGCGCTCATGGAGACGCACCAGACCACAAACCCGTGCGCTTAAAACTGTCATgaagcagtagcagtagcagtagcagcaggacGCAGACCTCCCATAAGGTCATTTTCATAACGTTTCAAGCTCATCTAAAGGGGGAAAAATTAATCATGAACTTATCGGAGTCTGTTTGGCTCTGGGAAGAGCCGTGGAACCTCAGCAGAgcggaggaggaagatgaccaGAAACTTTTATTCGGGATCGGCACGGATAATTTCATCACGCTGCTGGTTTTCGGGCTCATCTTTACGCTCGGCGTGCTGGGCAACTCCATGGTGATCACCGTGCTGGCCCGGAGCAAACCGGGGAAACCACGGAGCACCACCAACATATTCATCCTCAACCTGAGCATAGCAGACCTGTCCTACCTGCTCTTCTGCATCCCTTTCCAGTCCACCATCTACATGATGCCGACGTGGGTTCTGGGCGCCTTCATTTGCAAATTCATCCACTATTTCTTCACCGTGTCCATGCTGGTGAGCATCTTCACTCTGTCTGCCATGTCCGTGGACCGGTACATTGCCATCGTGCACTCCAGAAAGTCCTCTTCTATCCGGGTGGCGAAGCATGCCTTGATCGGGGTGGTGGTGATTTGGATACTCTCTCTGGCCATGGCTGCGCCCGTCATGTATTACCAGAATATTTTTCACAGAGGGGAGAATCACACCTTCTGCTGGGAAGTGTGGCCAGAtcaaaaccagaagaaaatcTATGTCGTTTGCACGTTTGTTTTTGGTTATGTGTTGCCCCTGCTGCTGATTTCCTTCTGCTATGCAAAGGTAAGGAAAGCATATTGATTATGGTAATTTCCAAGATATCAAAAACTATATAGCTTACCTCTATTTTCTTGCTTACAGGTTTTAAATCACTTGCACAAAAAGCTAAGAAATATGTCCAAAAAGTCAGAGGCATCAAAGAAAAAGGTATGTACTAAGTGGTTTTACAGGGGGAGTGGGAGTGTCATGGATTACAGCAATATGTTGGCAAACTTGTCCAACTGTAATCAGtaacaaacactgaataaacacTGGAGAGCAGATACACAGATGGGGTGATTTGTTACCTGTTGACTTACTGACAATGACATCAACTTGCATCTGAGTTAAAATTGATAAACAATATGACTGTGATATGGCACAATTTTAAGTTCTTACTCTGTGAAAGAATTCTAGTCATCATTATTCTCAACaacatgggcggattatgagacaatgtgCCCCTGAGCataaggccccaccacctctcctacacaggagcaagacacagaaTTGTTTTGCATGGCTTTGTACTTGTAGACACcttctgtggttttgtgtctctcagtggtaattttgtgtgacCTTGTGGTTGTGGCTCAAGAGGTAAAGCGAGTCAATCAGAAGATCGGTGGCTCGATCCCCGCCTCCTCCACTTCGCATGTCTAAGTGCCCTTGGGCAAGGTACTGAACCCCACATTGCTCCTGGTGGCTGTTCCAtaggtgtgtgagtgcatgtgaatgtttaagctgagtagcaggtggcaccttgcatgggtagcctcggccactggtgtgtgaatgtgtgtgtgaatgtgacatataGCGTTCAAGCGCTTCAAGTGGTTGGAAGACAAGagaggcgctatacaagtgcaggtccatttaccatccatttgtcttgtgtttctttgcagtcattttgaatctttttgaggtcatttagTTTCTCTAAGGGGTATAATTTTGTCTGCTTCGGtcatttgttttctctttgtcgTTATTTTGTGTATCtctgaagtaattttgtgtctcactggtgtatatttgtgtcttttttggtcattttctttctctttgttgttgttctgcgTCTCTTTATAGatcatttgcatctctttgtggtcgttttgtgtctctctggggtatattttagtcttttttggtggttttgtgtctctttgaggtcattttgtttctcttagGGTGTATTTTTGTCTGCTTTggtcatttattttctctttgtagatgttttgtgtctcttcgtggtTCCTGTGCATCTCtgtttgtagtaattttgtgtctcttaggggtatatttctgtattttttttgggttgttttgtttctgtttgtagtcgtTATGCATCTCCCCGTAGTTCCTTTggatctctttgtagttgtcttgtgtcttttttggtcattttgtttctctttgtagttgttttgcatgtctttgtagttcctctacagctttttgtggtcattttgtgtctcgtcATGTCTTTTTGTAATTCCTTTGCATCTCCTTGTtgctttttgcatctctttaaaTGTGAATTTGTGTCTTTAAggtatgtttgtgtctctttgtagtcattctgcatctctttgtagttcctttacatctttttgtggtaattttgtgtctctttgttgtcacttTGTGTTACTTCGTCGTTCCTTtgtatgtatttgttgttttttgcatctctttaaatgtgaatttgtgtgtctttaaggtatatttgtgtctctttgtagttattttgcacctctggtcattttgagtctcttccggTTGACACATgttcatttgagtgacatttagcagcgttttttttttttttttaagaaaaggcACACCCAAGTTGTACCTTCCATTAATCTGGATCAGTGTTTTCCACAGTTAACTAAACAGCAGCCTTTTTCTTCTCTGGACATATGTTTTGATTCAAAGCAGGGGTCAGTGTTCTTAGCCTTTAGGGAGATATATATCACAGCTACAATGACCTACAGCCCTGCGCACATTATTCAGTAAGGGGCTATCTGCACCATATGCTGCAAGGTTTCCTCCAATTCAACCAACAGTTGGAGGATTTCCATCGTCTCTATTTTTCCTTGGGGCCAAAATGATGAGTATTACTGTTATAATGCTTACTGTTAACCGGCGCACTTGAGCAAAGTGGCCGAAAGGCAATGTGCAATCAAACCGCCATCTAGCCTTCATTATTCCTGGTGGAGGTCATTTAGCTTCCCTGAGAGCCAGTtatcctctgtctgtctgtctgtctgcctgtctgtctgtctgtctgtctgtctgtctgtccattgtCCTTCAGGGCCGGTCAGTGTAGCAGCCCAATCCGATAACAAACAGCCTTGAAACCAAGAGTGCAGACTGCGTGTCTGCTGGAAGGGAAGGAATTGGTGAAAATGTGCTTTGATGTGCACCTCCCTACACGCACGCTTTATTGCACGAGGCTTACAATAGGAATTTCACATGTTCTCATGATTTACAGTTCTCACTGTGCAGAGTGCTGATCCAAAATACACAGAGGGAATGTGACACTGAAAGCTTTGTGACAAACGCTTGACAAACAGTGCATTAAAGCTGGACTGTAATACATAAATTACCTCGGTAGGATAGctactgttaaactataactgaTGTCACAACAGACTGTTTGCACACACATATTAAATCTGAGAAAAGTACTAACAACTTCAACGAATAATTTTACTTTGATAGCAGCAAcatgcagatttatttttctatgaaTATACAAGTATGGTGCCAAAATCTGAGTTTCTTTGgcagtgtgtctctgttttgTCCAATGTGTGTCAaagaaaatgtttaattatAAGAAGGCTAATGCACAGTATGGCAAGGTGCAGTATGTTCCCAATGGACAATGAATAATACATGTGCATTTGGAGGCAAATAGATTAGATGATTTGTTTCTTCTGTGTATTATTGTACCTTTATTTGTGCCAGTAGGTTTGTTGGGTGTGCATACTCATATACACTACAGCAATGACCTGTTTAGAGGTTCAAATACACTCCCATTTGCACcagaaatttaccatttacatagtctctttcaaaataa encodes the following:
- the LOC117265649 gene encoding galanin receptor type 1-like; the protein is MNLSESVWLWEEPWNLSRAEEEDDQKLLFGIGTDNFITLLVFGLIFTLGVLGNSMVITVLARSKPGKPRSTTNIFILNLSIADLSYLLFCIPFQSTIYMMPTWVLGAFICKFIHYFFTVSMLVSIFTLSAMSVDRYIAIVHSRKSSSIRVAKHALIGVVVIWILSLAMAAPVMYYQNIFHRGENHTFCWEVWPDQNQKKIYVVCTFVFGYVLPLLLISFCYAKVLNHLHKKLRNMSKKSEASKKKTAQTVLVVVVVFCLSWLPHHVVHLWVEFGTFPLNQASFVLRVAAHCLAYSNSSVNPVIYAFLSENFRKAYKQVFKCQIGTSDSPLNDIKDIRSKADTPPSTNCTNV